Proteins from one Apis cerana isolate GH-2021 linkage group LG11, AcerK_1.0, whole genome shotgun sequence genomic window:
- the LOC107997159 gene encoding major royal jelly protein 1 → MIRWLLLMYLGIACQGVTDIHSKNLTNSLKVIYEWKYIDYDFGSDEKRQAAIQSGDYNYTMNYLFDTDQWGDKTFVIIMKFNGVPSSLNVITNKTGNGGPLLAPYPDWTWAKNENCSGIMSVYKIEIDICDRLWVLDSGLINNVQSVCPPQLLVFDLNTSQLLKQVKIPHDIAVNTTTGNGALVTLSVQPLSCEVNGSTLVYIGDNEGFALIIYNNSDNSFQRLTSSTFASDPRYTTFTINGESFTLQSGIFGMALSPVTQNLYYSALSSHNLNYVNTEQFLKSQYQANNVHYQGKENILWTQASAKGISDNGVLFFGLVGDTSLACWNENRLLDRKNIEVVAKNKETLQAITGLKVKRKILLFVVHGFPVEYEYVLAVSNRIQNAIHGFDFNNVNFRILIASVNDLIKNTRCTPP, encoded by the exons atgataagatgGTTGCTGCTGATGTATCTTGGCATAGCTTGTCAAGGTGTTACAGAcattcattcaaaaaatttgacaaattcGTTGAAAGTCATTTACGAatggaaatatattgattacgATTTCGGTAGTGACGAAAAGAGACAAGCTGCCATTCAATCAGGCgattacaattatacaatGAATTATCTTTTCGATACCGATCAATGGGgtg ATAAAACTTTTGTCATTATAATGAAGTTTAATGGTGTGCCCTCTTCTTTGAATGTGATAACTAATAAAACTGGCAACGGTGGGCCTCTTCTGGCACCGTATCCTGATTGGACGTGggcaaaaaatgaaaattgttctGGTATTATGAGTGTTTACAAGATTGAG ATCGATATATGTGACAGATTGTGGGTTCTGGACTCAGGTCTCATTAATAATGTCCAATCCGTATGCCCTCCGCAACTCCTTGTCTTCGATCTGAATACTTCACAATTGTTAAAGCAAGTTAAAATACCGCATGATATTGCTGTGAATACCACCACAGGAAATGGAGCTCTGGTGACTCTAAGTGTTCAACCGTTGAGTTGCGAAGTGAATGGATCCACTCTC GTGTACATAGGAGACAACGAAGGTTTTGCTTTAATTATCTACAACAATTCAGATAATTCTTTCCAACGATTGACTTCGAGTACCTTCGCAAGTGATCCTAGATATACCACATTTACGATCAACGGAGAGAGCTTCACATtgcaaagtggaatttttggaatgGCACTAAGTCCTGTGActcaaaatctttattatagcGCTTTGAGTTCTCACAACTTGAATTATGTCAACACGGAACAGTTTTTAAAATCACAATATCAGGCGAATAACGTGCATTATCAAGG aaaagaaaatattttatggacTCAAGCATCGGCTAAAGGAATATCGGATAATGGTGTTCTCTTCTTCGGACTTGTGGGTGATACATCTCTTGCCTGCTGGAATGAGAATCGATTACTTGacagaaaaaatatc GAAGTGGTTGCCAAGAATAAAGAAACTCTTCAAGCCATTACTGGTCttaaagttaaaagaaaaatcttattatttgttGTACATGGATTTCCTgttgaatatgaatatgtattGGCTGTAAGTAACAGAATACAAAATGCAATCCACGGTTTTGATTTCAATAAcgtgaattttcgaattttaatcgcGAGTGTGAACGACTTGATAAAGAACACTCGTTGCACACCTCCTTGA